The sequence GGATATAATACTGGTTCCACCTGCGTTTATGACACCACCTGAGGTTATTACTACAGATTGGCTATTTCCAAATTGATTAACTCCAGATTGAGGCGCATTTTGAATCaatcgtttttttaattgatttccatCCCAGATAAGGGAGTTGACTGACCAATCTATGACTTTGTCTTCTTCAGAAATGATTTGTACGTTGTGGATAATACCATTGTTTTCATTGCCAATCGAATATGCCGTGTTTTTAATAGTTAGGAGTCGACCATTtacattctgaaataaaaaatcaaatatatgtTAGATAAATTCACAATTTAGAAGAATccattttgaaaagtttgttttgctgtataaaaagaattttactttAATAGCCATGAGAACATAAAATTATCTTGAATACGAgtatttcacttaaaataatgttatcgaaaatttattgggtttatattacatatattatttcaacaatttgtagTAACATAAGTTTCAAATTATTCCTAATGACAATTCAAATCATGTGAAATGAAATCAAAACTCTATATTcacgaaaatattgaaaatatcttTACAATATCTGAAATATGTATATtatcaacaatttgaaaaatacactatCCTCGGGTTTAggcccatttaaaaaaaaaaaactataatcatGGTTGACAAAACATTGGTATGCTCTTCAATAATCCGTGGTAAAAATTGAGTTTTgtcaagtagaaaattcaatatggcgccAAATTTGGAGAAAAGTgccaaaaaatcgagaaaaaaaatttcataattttttctcgaGCCAAAATAGTATTCAGACTCGAATCTAACTATCATCAATGGTGATCGGAATAATTATActgcaaaaaaaaacttataacacCGATCTCAAATAGACATATACCCTTCGAAGAATggaggatccaatatggcggatcctATAGGGCGGacatgaaattttggaaaatctaaGATTTTCGCACAACTCTGTACTCGCGCTATTACGGGAACACTACTTATGAATTTGACATCGAATTTCGGAATTCAAAATGCTGGACCCAATATGGTGGACATTTAATTTCGGAAACTAAAACTTTCGCACAACTCTGTACTCTGGGATTTTCGGGATCGCTGATAATAAATTTGACATCAAATTTTCGGATATACAATGCTGCCGGAGATGAATGAGTTAGGTGAAACAGGAAACACACAGAAAATGTCATCAAAATCAACTCAAAGTCTGTGTACATTGTCCTATAAGGACCAGAATTTTCTGCAATGAGTTTGAATCGCTATTCTGCAATCCGTCTTTCAAGAATAATTACTAAGAGGGTTCAAATTTCAGTGAAAGGCAAAGCGACTCACCGTAATCAAGCTCTCCGAAGGAGACCTAATTCTACCACGTCCACGTCGTTATCTCTGGGTTATGTTGAGCGTAGAATGTCTGAATCGTGAACTAGacagatttcgaaattttatgtctgccatattggatccgctatatGGAAAtctgaaaatcgaattttgaatttcgtgatcagcgaccctaaaaaccacCGAGTTTAGAGTTGTACGAAAATCTTAGATTTTTGATACTATCCACCATATTCAGTCGGCAATTTTGAATTCCGaacatttgatttcaaattcataatcagcgacctcgaaaacccCAGAGTACAGAGTTGTGCAAAAATCGtagagtttcaaaaatttcatgtccgccatattgggtctgccattttgaatttaaaaaatttgatgtaaattcataatcagcgacctcgaaaaaCCCCCGAGTACAGAGTTGTGCGTAAATCGTagagtttacaaaatttagaGCCGAACGTCAGAAGCAAAACCGAGCTCCAGTTGAAGTTCGACTGTAATATACCTAAAAAGAGTAAAGTTTTTGTAATTTGTATGAAGGTATTACATAAATTATTGATGCAAAAGAagacatttctttaaacaattttgaatttagctactttttatattaaaaaattgttttaaatatattttcaaaggaaatactaatataaaaaattaaattgggaaagaaagatttttattagaataattttattcagagtttttttttaagaaaaaaaaggtttgaaaggaatgcctttaatttttaaaggagaaACATACAATGAtatgtttcgaaataaaaaacaaacatattttaattactatttttatcaGGTTgcctttttaaacaattcactaGTTTTTCAGATCTAGCCAATTATTGTGAAtaacaaatgcaaattttctcttttaacttgaaaaaaatatagtctgattaaaaaaacataaaatctatttttagggATCCGCGGCTCAATTTGTGGAAGTTTGTAGATTTGCTCCATTTTCCtctaaatgaatgaaaaaaggcATCCCGTCCCCCTACAATAGtcaacaaaatgttaaatattttaatacagcAGTTTCTACGACATTTCTCGTTTTCGGGactgtaggggaagcgaacacgAAGTGTCAGAATACCCTTTCTCTTGCGACACGCGAGAGCCACGTGACGCGCGCGCGAATTCAAACGTTCTCAAGCGCCGTGCAGCTTTGTCAAGTATGTTCCGTGAAAGGAAACCTTCCCTTCAGTGGCgccaaaatgaaaatatttttaaagggcaattcatttaattataaatttcgcgaaattcataaataaaatgttgaaattttttcagtactttttctcCTTCTTGAGTTGCTTTAAGGATACTTCATTTTGTTCCAGCAGTGAGCCATTCACTTTTTATACGTATTTTTGTTGGACAAAACAAAAGGTATTCTGCCTTGTTCggagtattttaatatttagacTTGCCTCTATacgatgaatttataattttcaacaatttcagtgagcgacaatattaaaaattccactgtgaaACACAAAAAGAGCACACGAGTCTGTGTAAATTCGCCCTAACCTAAACGTAAAGTTCCACTCTAGAATTGTCGAGAGTCGAGCCGCATTTGGCCGCATGTGTTTGTTGGTGAAATGAGGCAAGGAGTGGGGGCGAGCGAACGGAGGGGATatcggaaaacgagaagtgtcttaGAGAGAAGTGgcgtagagtctactgtaattGAAGGGGCACACTGCCTACGGTCGTAAGtgcaaaaacacgaattttgcaGGTGAACTAAAAAACTGTCTTAACTTTcacgcaaataattttaaataaaacaatgtaaAAACGTTTCGAGGTACTGAAAGGCTTTATCGAACCATAAAACGAACATCCTGAAAATTCACCCTCCTCCGAGAAAACCTTTGTGAAAGGTACAGCGTGcctcattaattttatttataaaaaaatctcacGCTTACTATTTTTGAAGcacgaaagaaaaaatatatgtttacttTCTTTACCTCAATAAGTGTAGAAGTATTCGCTGAATTTACTCCAGAGGGAAGATGTCCTTCTTGAATTTGCTTTACTGTCTCCATTAGTTCGTCCTGTTGGCCTAAAAGATATCAAAATTAGTTAgtttacattatttcaaataatctgAATAATTTGCTCAATACATAATCTAGTTCGGCAgtagtgatatttaaaaaaataaattgtgcaAATCGTGTCACAAGCAAGTTTTTTGTTTTGGTACATGAATTCTTCAAAACTTTTTGATAATGGGAGGCATtcgtttgttatttaaaatataatattcctttTTCCGGTAAATCCATCTAAGGTAGAGGACAAAATGTTTCCAAGCAAAACTGTTGACCtcgacaatatttaaaattttcttaagactgtttttttacaataagatacatatagtttttgttttaatcatgaaaaagaaGAGTTAGCAGACGTAgggacacattttttaaataatatgaaagtaaaaaatcttcccactgcgtgggcacattctcatcgcgcgttgTATACGCGTCTcgcttcgctcgctagtttgagcgcgcctagggagcTTGACTtctggatctcgcgcttcgcgctcgatcataGGTTGcgttgcgcttcgcgctcggatatttattctttgcattttcaTTAAGTTTGTACAGTAAAATTTAGGAAAGCTCtgcaggctttgaggtacacatgcTCCTCGTGACATTCGCGCTTCTTCCTCcatatttcagataaatttgtaaatgtaaacttattttctgaattaccttACAATAAAAAACGGAAATCCTATCTTCAGAAATTCTTCCCTGTCTCGTGTTGTTAtgctaaaaatgtgatttttgtttttataatattttttgatggataaaacaaaatatccttAAAGTCttattcttttatatttctttgtgtaactcgcgtcttttggcgtaatattcgaattttcgattttttcatataaatttcgataaagaaattaaaaacgagGAATGATGTCAAAAATAGTTCAAGGAAGGCTATTTTTCCTCTataagactttttttcgtattttacgtCGTTAGGTTCTAATTTTGAATGTTGCGGTgacaaatttcggacaattctagtactctctcaatcataaatggtgaggatataataaattataacaaatttgtatctaTGTTTGGATGAATAacttttgtttatcaaattttttcgtaccttttttcgttttccacaaatttccgatttttatttttaattccatttttatgattaaaaccaaaagacGCGTCttgtcaaaaagtgatttataaaaaattgctagATGTGTTTTAGGTGCACACTTTTTGTTTActgatttttttcgtagcttgtgccgtttttttaaatgtatttgtttatttttaatattatttttcatcaataaaacaaAACCTACGTGTCGTATCAAGGAGTGATTATTAATAAGTGCTACGAATATCCgtatataaaattcttaaatcttaaaaaaagactaaaaaattttgaaaatcctcttttttttatttttattcaaaatgtatggtcatcgaactcgttctttcttttaggacctaaaaaaagtgtgccaaagctcgaTTTGATCCGTTTTTTTCTACAGTTGTCGTGTTTACGGACGTACGGACGGACGGCATCCAATAAAAGCAGCAGAACAATGATCAGatcattatttgaatttaaaaacaaaattttcacgaaaattggatcaaagtttttttaaacatcaatcACGAAAATGTTCTATGATTATTATCGTGCCTAGGTAGATAGGGCCATTATCACGTTAGCCTCCCACCCTGAAAGCTTTCTTGAGAGTGCCAAACGCATTTAAAAAATGCCTCTGTTTGTGATACAGAATGCATAATTATTTATCTTATCCGCCGGActaattgtatttataattttaaaaatccggtTAAATTTTCTTGACAAATACAGAATTCCGACATTACAATAATACATAAGAATAAAGAAGATGGTAGGTTTTTCTGTTCATTGGTCCTTTATTATAACGACTTTGACACTTTCAATTTGTCTAATAACATCGACACATgcacaaaaaagttgttttttattattgcatctcaaaatcataaataaaaaacaacttttgtTGCGCATGTGTCAATGTTATTAGACAAATTCAAAGTGTCAAAGTCGTTATAATAAAGGACCAATTAACAGAAAAACCTACCATCTTCTTTATTAACACAAGTCTTGGTCGAAAACGCTTAcatctatttaaataataaataaggtttGAACATAAAAAGTTTGCgtcttttaagaaaataacaTAAATACAATAATTCTTACTCTGAAGTTCcgcttttcttttcatttcttcttcTTTTGCTTGTTCTGCATATCTCTTTGCTTGCTGTTCAATATCCCTTCCttgttgttgcaaattttgtGACAGCTGTCTCCCAAAATTGTGCATATTTTGCTGGAATTTTTCAGCCCAGGAATCTAAAAAACCTACACAGTTATAAAACAATGACAGAcggcaaagaataattttattatctcgTAATATTATTTTCTCACATTTCTAATACTCGCAATATGGtcttaaattcaatttacctTGACAAAGTACATTGACAAAGAGAAAGGCTGTGATAACAGGTACACAGAATTTCTTCATGATGACACGTCTTCACCTAGCCTCTTTCCAAGTATGAATAAAAATCCCTGGTCTTTGCGAGCTTTTTAACAGAGAAAACAATCCAAAGTGTTCTATATTAAAACCATGACGTGTTCGGCTTCATGCTTGCCACATATTAGTTTATACGTTCGCCGACCTTCACCGCTCTCTTTCGGTGTATAGTCAATAGTCAATACGGATGTACATGCATTGAAGCTCGATTGTAATCTTTCAACAAAGCAAAACAAAACAGAaaagaaactatttatgaaaacttATAAGACACGTTTCACTCTCTTAATTCTTCtctgttatattaaaaaaatgttatctgaaaggtttctattttcaacaaactaaaaataatcacATTGTCAATCAAACAATTAAATGATAAATGACAAAAACTTATCGTacaatatctacaaattttttattttgaaacggaTAATTTTGAATGTGAGAAATAGTAATAAcaattgtatattattttgaaatttgagtaTTCATCTGggtgcaaatttaaaatttatgagttCGATGGAAATAAGAGCGagtctttaaaaatgcataatataaaatatgattgATAATGAAATTACACCTGCCTATACtcttagaaaataaagaaaaactaagtaaaattaatttaatatctaTATCCCTGCAGAGGTTGAGATGCAATAagcaatcagaaaatatttaagaaagaattGAAACCAGATACAAACTAACGTACGCGCAAGCGCATATTTAAGCTTCCCTGTGTACCGCACACAAATGAATCCACGAGAAATAACGAagcgaattttttcaatatttacaaaaaaaaagtttaatttctagcGTTTTTAATTCTAGATTTTTAATTGTCAGCCCTAAATTTGATACTCAAATATATTACAtggattaataaaatattttagttatctGATATACGATGtaaatcttccaaaaaatttcatgaaatactttccaatcttttaagatattttaaaatctctgaaacccCTGAAAGCCGTACAAAATCTCTGAAAGTCCCATAGAAatgtcattttatttcatttattccctaaagttttctagaaatccgTTGGAATCCCTTACattcttgtaaatattattaatatcctggataaattttgaaattttttaaagtattctgAAATCTTAGTAAAGTCTTTGAAAAtccttaacaaattaaaaatgttaaatgcaTAATGACTTTCCATATtccttaaaaaagatcaaatctttgaaaccctctgaaatcccgtgaaatccaTAAAATCAAATGAAGCCCTTtaagatcccttgaaatctttgatatttctttaaattcttgaaatcctttaaaataccctaaaaaatctTAACTCCGAATGTTTTCATTCAAATGCTAAATAATTTACACAGATAAaatgaaagctttttaaatttttcaattgaacaattgtaCATTAAATACCATTAAAgtgcacaattttaaattcttaatttttgtaaattgagcAGCTTAaatgtttctggttaaaaaaatccaTGCTATCATTTTTGATGCTCTAAATTCGGGCTCTTTAGCGAGGGGAAATTCGGCCGCAAATACTCATTTACCACATGTCTCGTTTCCACCGCCAAGAATCTCTACTCAAACGAACATTTTGCAAATGAGTATTTGGGATCAAATTCCccctaaggggccatccatataccacgtggacaattttgcACCACTTTTTTACCCTCCcctccccctcgtggacagccgtggaattttgacTAATACGTCCCCCCTAATCTATCCATGTGGAcgtatttcatgaaaatatagatattattggtcttcaaagcacaatataaaaaattcaagtgtacctcgagtataccttgtctgatttcagtatattttttacagttttatggGAAcgagtgtccacgtggattctagcccgacctCCCGGCCCCcttcgtggacaagcgtggaattttgccataccccccccccccctaatctgtccacgtggtatatggatggccctttACTGAAGATCCTTGTTCTAAATTGAAGACTGAAtcaatataaatgataaaaattatatccttttaagaaatttaaaattggaaaattatgcatttttctttaaaatgaacactttaaattacaatataaattattgtaattctaagtcatttcataattaataattgttcttttttttactcaaaattgagcacttttatttctaaattaaaattttccaaattaccaCAACTAAAATTGCAACGTTTCCAATTGCTTAGTTTTGAATGTTGGATTTATATttgctcattttaaatgaatagataAATGTCCCTCAATATTAAaacattgttcttttttaaaattaaaaacattcaagtTCAATGGCTTAAAAATGGGATATTAGTTTTTGAatgaatctattaatttcaagttattttgaaataaaaaatattttataagggtTGACTGTTTATAATTATCTCGTATGATCAATTATACAGGCGCAAGGAAAAAAAGTTCTTGTCCtccagacgagataaacatttctgtACGTTTTTCGGGTGGCTAAATCCAAATCCAGGGTTGGTTTGACTCGCTCAGGTCGCATTtctttcctaacctcaaaaaagtgatgaaagttggaacattaAAAGATCATTTGACTTGGCGAGGTCACATTCCATTCATAACcttaaacaaaatcaatttaaagacCGAAAACTGTCTCTGATAcgtgaaagaaaattttctttaattttcttctatatcttgttcttttattctcttttatGTCTTGCTGGAATCTTTCTCCCTGCTCCTCACTGTAATCCCGAAAGTCCATTGGAAAGGAATCTATgtgcagttgtcatcgtcacagaatctgtcaaggcagcaggattttgtgctacagactgatagccaccctcaaagaatgactaacaagttctatgtaccggacgctgaatacaaacaatttatgtccagaacagttttcagtgttttaatttttttaggatataaatgGAATGCGACCACGGCGGgccaaatgacctttaaatttggactcagcgaccctGACAACATATAACtgctttgctttctgggtgtttccacgaatgttccaactttcataattttttttaggttgggaacgaaatgcgacctgaccgagtAAAACGAACCCCGGAttaggattcagcgaccccaaaaacgtatagaaatgtttatcttttCTGATGAACAAGGCCTTTTTTATGTGCttgtgttatttttaaatttttagtactcgaactacaattacattttaaaaattattaatttattcatatttggatttgttcaacttaaaacgtttttgattaaaatagtccagtttcaaaagcttttaatgtaattattatgtGTGGGGGTGTTACGGATTTTAATAATTGCACAAATATTACcaattaattcagaaatttattgCTATTCTATGACAAGCGTCGGAGGAGTAAGGGTCGTGAGGTGGCCGAAAGAGGACTGAGCTCGGACATAAACGCAGGTACCTATATACCTTCTGCACCTTAGAGAGAGATAGCCTATTGCTTTCATTGTCTGTCTTTGCCTAATTCTTCTCGCATTTTCCAGTCTCGAAAATTCTCTCGTGTCGTCCTGTGGAACCTTATTTGACTAGTTATGCTGGCTTAACTACTGCactatttaaatactaaaaatagaaGGTTGCTagttaaaaaatcagaaatagaaatacagtataaagataaataattattgaaattaattaattattctatccAAAATATTCGGCCACCACATACCCCCTGCTAGTAATTGAGGTATAGGAAATTAcgatacaaaaacaaaaataagtaaagaattcaattgtaaaaaaaataaagaaaaaagaatagagtagcgacaaaattatgaaaaacctCCTTGATGTCGGTCTGGAAACCTAACTTTTCTGTCAGATCGGGTTGACCTTGTCGGTGATAGAAACTCAGCTGGATTCTCGGGGTCATCCGAGGTAAGTTTATACCGTTTGTTCGAAATCTGCTTCCGTTCTTGCAACTGGGTTTCGTCTTCTGAGATGATGTATGCTGGTTTCAATCTGTCAATTGAGACGTTAGTATCTTTGCCTTTAATGTTGACATTGAACAATTTTTCAGAGCGATTATTGACCAAATAAGGACCGTCGTGAGGCATTTGTAACGATCCTTTCGGCTGATCATGACGAACGAAGACTTGCTCAGATGTCGAGAggtctttaaaaacaaatatttttttctgactgTGACGAGTGCCACCGACTGGTCGGATACTCTGAAAACGACGTCTCATAGCGTTGACGAACTCTGATGTATCTTTCGTGATGACTTCTTCTGAACGGGAAGTTAGGAATTCTCCAGGTAGGCGAATGCTCTCACCGTAAACGAGTTCAACTGATGTTGACTTCAAATCCTCTTGCCAGGCTGATCTGATGCCTAAAAGTATGATAGGTAGTACTTCAGTCCAATCCTCAGTTTCATGACACTTGATGGATTCTTTCAACTTTCGGTGTAACCTTTCCACTATGCCGTTGGAAGAGGGATGATATGCTGTCGTCCTTAGATGCTGAGTCCCGAGTAAGTTGTTCAATTCTCGAAAAAGTTGTGACTCGAATTGACGACCTTGATCGGTAGTAATTCGCAACGGAGTTCCGAATCTTGCAATCCATCCTGACAGAAATTCTCTCGCGAGCCCAAAGCTTGCAATCAGCTTTGATAGATGGCCAAACATAGCGTTGAGTGACAAGCTTTGTCGTCGCTTTGATTCCTGGATGCGACAATTGATGAAGCGATTTGAAAACCACACGACGCCATGGTTTCGTCACGAAGGGTCGAGCTACAGAGGTAGAAACATCGCAGTACAGAGTCGGTTCCGTCCTTGGAAGTTGAACCTTTTTCAGTTGTAACACAGTTCCTGATTGAAGGAAAAACTGTATCTCTTCATCATTGACTTGATATCTTGCTAATGCTGCAAAATCAACTCCGGTCGCGAGTTCTTCCACCCGAGAGAGACCGTCGGCTATAATGTTTTCCGGACCTGGAATGTGCCTGATGTCCGTTGTGTACTGCCCTATAAAATCCAGGTACCTAAACTGACGAGGTGAGCATTTGTCGCTCTTCTGTTG is a genomic window of Belonocnema kinseyi isolate 2016_QV_RU_SX_M_011 chromosome 8, B_treatae_v1, whole genome shotgun sequence containing:
- the LOC117178050 gene encoding uncharacterized protein LOC117178050 isoform X2, translating into MKKFCVPVITAFLFVNVLCQDSWAEKFQQNMHNFGRQLSQNLQQQGRDIEQQAKRYAEQAKEEEMKRKAELQSQQDELMETVKQIQEGHLPSGVNSANTSTLIENVNGRLLTIKNTAYSIGNENNGIIHNVQIISEEDKVIDWSVNSLIWDGNQLKKRLIQNAPQSGVNQFGNSQSVVITSGGVINAGGTSIISTNQGGIITQEISL
- the LOC117178050 gene encoding uncharacterized protein LOC117178050 isoform X1 yields the protein MKKFCVPVITAFLFVNVLCQGFLDSWAEKFQQNMHNFGRQLSQNLQQQGRDIEQQAKRYAEQAKEEEMKRKAELQSQQDELMETVKQIQEGHLPSGVNSANTSTLIENVNGRLLTIKNTAYSIGNENNGIIHNVQIISEEDKVIDWSVNSLIWDGNQLKKRLIQNAPQSGVNQFGNSQSVVITSGGVINAGGTSIISTNQGGIITQEISL